A region of Rhodoferax potami DNA encodes the following proteins:
- a CDS encoding 3-hydroxybutyrate dehydrogenase translates to MLKGKTALVTGSTSGIGLGIAKALAAQGANIVLNGFGDVEGPKAEIAALGVQVTYHGADMSKPAEIAAMIEHAKATFGGVDILVNNAGIQHVARVENFPIEKWDAIIAINMSSAFHATRLALPGMQAKNWGRIINVASVHGLVGSAEKSAYVAAKHGVVGLTKVTALENATTGVTCNAICPGWVLTPLVQKQVDAKAAAQGISNADATKQLLGEKEPSMQFTTPEELGALAVFFCSPAGDNVRGVAWNMDGGWTAQ, encoded by the coding sequence ATGTTGAAAGGTAAAACCGCCCTCGTTACCGGCTCCACCAGCGGTATCGGTTTGGGTATCGCCAAAGCACTGGCCGCACAGGGCGCCAACATCGTGCTCAACGGCTTTGGCGACGTGGAAGGCCCCAAGGCGGAAATCGCGGCGTTGGGTGTGCAGGTGACCTACCACGGCGCGGACATGAGCAAGCCTGCCGAGATCGCAGCCATGATCGAGCACGCCAAGGCCACTTTTGGCGGCGTAGACATTCTGGTCAACAACGCAGGCATTCAACATGTCGCGCGGGTCGAAAACTTCCCCATCGAAAAATGGGACGCCATCATTGCCATCAACATGAGCAGCGCCTTCCACGCCACGCGCCTGGCCCTGCCCGGCATGCAAGCCAAGAACTGGGGCCGCATCATCAACGTGGCGTCTGTGCATGGGCTGGTGGGCTCTGCCGAAAAGTCGGCCTATGTGGCGGCCAAACACGGTGTGGTGGGCCTGACCAAGGTGACCGCGTTGGAAAACGCCACCACCGGCGTGACCTGCAACGCCATCTGCCCAGGCTGGGTGCTGACCCCGCTGGTGCAAAAGCAGGTGGATGCCAAAGCAGCCGCGCAAGGCATCAGCAACGCGGACGCTACCAAACAGCTGTTGGGTGAAAAGGAGCCTTCGATGCAGTTCACCACCCCGGAAGAGCTGGGCGCCTTGGCGGTGTTCTTCTGCTCCCCCGCTGGGGACAACGTTCGCGGGGTGGCGTGGAACATGGATGGGGGCTGGACTGCCCAGTAA
- a CDS encoding protein kinase domain-containing protein, which produces MKANDYVGRFQLVKILGEGGQSTVWLAFDPRLERDVALKLLRPAGTADGQAVSRWLEEARSVGRVTHPQIVPVYEADIHETRPYLVFKYVAGLPLDQHLQRHGAMPASQAVAVMADVLSAVAAAHAAGVIHRDLKPSNIVLDTEGRALIMDFGIAARMRDAGSPAPEEDLMGTIGYLSPELASGAAPSPAMDIFSAGLVLAEMLTGRRLLAESDVYSAIYRVTHEQLVLPASVPAGVDDRLRAIVQRALALDAQQRFASASLFRSELVEWTDSLKAPAAEQATGADATLEFLLRRMRHKSDFPALSDSISRIQSMALSEKESVSSVTNEILKDVALTNKLLRLVNSAHFARSGSISTVSRAVHLVGFNGIRNMALSLVLLEHMQDKAHAALLKEEFLRSLMAGAIGGELSPIARGSEEAFIGSMFQNLGRLLAQFYFPEEVANIRTLTCGSREMQTETPAAVSVLGLSYEDLGIGIAKSWGLPAGIQRCMRKPAGTPPAMLPVDPAERVRWIAMASNEIADVLLEAEANDVAPRVATVLKRYAPVLGGSLPQLQEATAKARNKLVDLVHAMDIHVVPGSVAAKLLQLPADALGTAPDAPATTEDSLGGLALQATPTVRISMPPVQAPVMPRAEVVSLLSAGIQDITDAMVEDSKLTDILRMILETMFRALGFDRVIFCMRDARTEMMTARFGLGHGVEAHIKGFKTHLRATSPDLFGVVCAKGADTMISDATELRIAQRLPLWYRQGLNAPAFLLLPLQIKGAPFGLIYADKLQYGALELDEKELALLRTLRNQAVMAFKQSS; this is translated from the coding sequence TTGAAAGCAAATGATTACGTTGGTCGATTTCAACTTGTCAAAATCCTCGGGGAAGGCGGACAAAGCACCGTGTGGCTGGCGTTCGACCCGCGGCTGGAGAGGGATGTTGCGCTGAAGCTCTTGCGGCCCGCCGGTACTGCCGACGGACAGGCTGTGAGCCGCTGGCTGGAAGAGGCGCGCAGTGTGGGCCGTGTGACCCATCCCCAGATTGTTCCGGTGTATGAGGCGGACATCCACGAAACCCGGCCTTACCTGGTCTTCAAGTACGTGGCGGGGCTCCCCCTGGACCAGCATCTCCAGCGGCATGGCGCGATGCCGGCCAGCCAGGCGGTGGCGGTCATGGCCGATGTGTTGTCGGCAGTGGCCGCGGCCCACGCAGCCGGGGTTATCCATCGGGACCTGAAGCCTTCCAACATCGTGCTGGATACCGAGGGCAGGGCGCTGATCATGGACTTTGGCATCGCCGCCCGCATGCGCGATGCCGGCAGCCCCGCCCCCGAAGAAGATTTGATGGGAACCATTGGCTACCTGTCGCCTGAGTTGGCCAGCGGAGCTGCACCCAGCCCGGCCATGGACATTTTTTCGGCCGGCCTGGTGTTGGCCGAGATGTTGACCGGCCGGCGCTTGCTGGCGGAATCGGATGTGTACAGCGCCATTTACCGCGTCACCCACGAGCAACTGGTGTTGCCGGCGTCGGTGCCTGCCGGTGTGGACGACCGGTTGCGTGCCATCGTGCAGCGGGCGCTGGCGCTCGATGCCCAGCAGCGTTTTGCGAGTGCCAGCTTGTTTCGCAGCGAGCTGGTGGAGTGGACCGATTCACTCAAGGCGCCGGCGGCCGAGCAGGCCACGGGCGCAGACGCGACCTTGGAGTTTTTGTTGCGCCGGATGCGGCACAAGAGTGATTTTCCGGCCTTGTCGGACTCGATCTCCCGCATCCAGAGCATGGCCCTTTCTGAAAAAGAAAGTGTTAGCAGCGTTACCAACGAGATCCTCAAAGACGTGGCCTTGACCAACAAGCTGCTGCGGCTCGTCAACAGTGCCCACTTTGCCCGGAGTGGAAGTATCAGCACGGTGTCACGTGCGGTGCATTTGGTGGGGTTTAACGGCATCCGCAACATGGCTTTGAGCCTGGTGTTGCTGGAGCACATGCAAGACAAGGCCCACGCAGCGCTGCTCAAAGAGGAGTTTTTGCGGTCTTTGATGGCTGGTGCGATTGGTGGCGAGCTCAGCCCTATCGCCCGTGGGAGCGAAGAGGCGTTTATCGGCTCGATGTTTCAGAACCTGGGGCGCTTGCTGGCCCAGTTTTATTTTCCGGAAGAGGTGGCGAACATCCGCACCTTGACCTGCGGCAGCCGCGAGATGCAGACCGAAACGCCAGCCGCCGTGAGTGTGCTGGGGCTGAGCTATGAAGACCTCGGCATCGGGATCGCCAAAAGCTGGGGCTTGCCCGCCGGTATCCAGCGTTGCATGCGCAAACCTGCCGGGACACCGCCTGCCATGCTACCGGTCGACCCGGCCGAGCGGGTCCGCTGGATTGCGATGGCATCCAACGAGATTGCTGACGTTTTGCTGGAGGCTGAAGCCAACGACGTAGCACCCAGGGTTGCGACGGTACTCAAGAGATACGCCCCTGTGCTGGGTGGCAGCCTCCCGCAGCTGCAGGAGGCGACTGCCAAGGCTCGCAACAAGTTGGTGGATCTGGTGCACGCGATGGATATCCATGTGGTGCCGGGGTCCGTCGCGGCCAAACTTTTACAGCTGCCTGCCGATGCGCTGGGTACCGCGCCGGACGCGCCTGCGACGACCGAAGATTCTTTAGGGGGGCTCGCTTTGCAGGCCACGCCCACTGTCCGGATCAGCATGCCCCCTGTCCAAGCGCCCGTCATGCCCAGGGCCGAGGTGGTGAGCCTTTTGTCGGCAGGTATTCAAGACATCACGGACGCGATGGTGGAGGACTCCAAGCTCACCGATATCCTGCGCATGATTTTGGAGACCATGTTCCGCGCCTTGGGTTTCGATCGGGTGATTTTTTGCATGCGCGATGCCCGTACCGAAATGATGACCGCCCGTTTCGGCCTGGGGCATGGCGTCGAGGCGCATATCAAAGGTTTCAAAACCCATCTCCGGGCCACGAGCCCCGATTTGTTTGGCGTGGTGTGTGCGAAGGGGGCAGACACCATGATCAGCGACGCCACCGAACTGCGCATTGCTCAGCGCCTGCCGCTTTGGTACCGCCAAGGTTTGAACGCGCCGGCCTTTTTGTTGTTGCCGCTGCAGATCAAAGGGGCGCCTTTCGGGCTGATTTATGCCGACAAACTGCAGTACGGCGCGCTGGAGCTGGACGAAAAAGAACTGGCCTTGCTGCGCACCTTGCGCAACCAGGCGGTCATGGCGTTCAAACAGTCGAGCTAG
- a CDS encoding putative bifunctional diguanylate cyclase/phosphodiesterase gives MSFFLLYQPQVQADGSVIGAEALLRWRHPKFGLVSPADFIPVAEQSGQILPVGAWVLSTAGQTLAHWLQVPALARLTLSVNVSARQFLQADFVDQVAAVVHEFGLNPSRLKLELTESTLIHDMNDIVQKMQQLRALGVGCALDDFGTGFSSLGYLKKLPLDQLKIDQTFVRDVLTDPSDAAIARTVLQLGESLGLSVIAEGVETSGQRDFLLENHCRFFQGYLFSRPLSLVDFETYAGKYRSS, from the coding sequence GTGAGTTTTTTTTTGCTGTACCAGCCCCAAGTGCAGGCGGATGGCAGTGTCATCGGGGCCGAGGCTTTGCTGCGCTGGCGGCACCCCAAGTTTGGGCTGGTTTCTCCGGCGGACTTTATTCCGGTGGCAGAGCAATCGGGGCAAATATTGCCTGTGGGTGCATGGGTGTTGTCAACCGCAGGGCAGACCTTGGCCCATTGGTTGCAGGTGCCTGCTTTGGCGCGGCTGACTTTGTCGGTCAATGTCAGTGCGCGGCAATTTTTACAGGCGGACTTTGTGGATCAGGTGGCAGCAGTGGTCCATGAGTTCGGCCTGAACCCTTCGCGCCTCAAGCTCGAGCTGACGGAGAGCACCCTGATTCACGACATGAACGATATCGTCCAGAAAATGCAGCAACTGCGCGCCTTGGGCGTGGGGTGCGCCTTGGATGATTTTGGTACCGGCTTTTCATCGCTCGGATATTTGAAGAAACTCCCGCTCGATCAGTTGAAAATCGACCAGACCTTTGTGCGCGACGTGCTCACCGACCCGAGTGATGCGGCGATTGCACGGACTGTGTTGCAATTGGGCGAGAGCTTGGGCTTGTCGGTGATTGCAGAAGGGGTGGAGACCTCCGGTCAAAGGGATTTCCTCCTGGAAAACCACTGCCGGTTTTTTCAGGGCTACCTGTTCAGCCGCCCCTTGTCGTTGGTGGACTTTGAGACCTATGCAGGGAAGTACCGCTCCAGCTAA
- the ompR gene encoding osmolarity response regulator transcription factor OmpR, translating to MQTQTNRPNKILVVDDDARIRDLLRRYLTQEGFEVLTAEDGKALTRVMLRETADLIVLDLMMPGEDGLSICRRLRAANDQTPVIMLTAKGEDIDRIVGLEVGADDYLGKPFNPRELLARIHAVLRRRPAQEAPGAPSSDNEIVRFGLFVFDLGARTLKKVDQEIMLTTGEFAMLKALVRHPRIPLSREKLAQLSRGREFEPFDRSLDVQVSRLRKLLENDPSTPRFIQTVWGVGYVFVPEETTT from the coding sequence ATGCAAACCCAAACCAACCGACCCAACAAAATCCTGGTGGTGGACGACGATGCCCGTATCCGTGACCTGTTGCGCCGCTACTTAACGCAAGAAGGCTTCGAAGTGCTGACCGCCGAAGACGGCAAGGCCTTGACGCGGGTCATGCTGCGGGAAACAGCAGACCTGATCGTGTTGGACCTGATGATGCCCGGCGAGGACGGCTTGTCCATCTGCCGGCGCCTGCGCGCGGCCAATGACCAGACACCGGTGATCATGCTCACCGCCAAAGGCGAAGATATCGACCGGATTGTGGGTCTTGAAGTCGGTGCAGATGACTACCTTGGCAAGCCATTCAACCCGCGTGAGTTGTTGGCCCGCATCCATGCGGTGCTGCGCCGCCGGCCTGCCCAAGAGGCGCCGGGTGCACCCTCGAGTGACAACGAGATCGTTCGCTTCGGCCTGTTTGTGTTTGACTTGGGCGCCCGCACCCTGAAAAAAGTCGACCAGGAAATCATGCTTACCACCGGCGAATTCGCCATGCTCAAGGCCTTGGTGCGGCATCCGCGCATCCCGCTCTCGCGGGAAAAGCTGGCCCAGCTGTCACGGGGGCGCGAGTTTGAGCCCTTTGACCGTAGCCTCGATGTGCAAGTGTCCCGCCTGCGTAAATTGCTGGAAAACGACCCCTCCACCCCCCGTTTCATCCAAACTGTGTGGGGCGTGGGCTATGTCTTTGTGCCGGAAGAAACCACGACCTAA
- a CDS encoding ATP-binding protein, which translates to MQSTQIPDFDASAPAELGETPSSGWRKPFSSVSLFWRTFFLLSILLIGSILAWLQTLRSLEFEPRAVQTAQLLASQVNLSRAALVYADGIARISLIKTMKDEEGLRIVPREATDSFESRDNDAFSRRVIAELGSRLGQGTIVASRMNGQPGLWVSFVIDGDDYWLQTDQTKFNPAGGTTWLIWLGVAAVLSLAGAALIAGLINRPLKELSFAASRMRDGDFEASQLDEHVNTSEIREVNIGFNRMAQKLAKIEQDRALMLAGISHDLRTPLARLRLETEMSVSNLEARAHMASDITQLDAIIDKFLDYARPDRVKLTPVVLGDVIDSCIYSMRKLPDVKIEVDLEEDLLVLADEVELGRVITNLLENARRYGKSVNTGIADIRISALSRDKWVLMKVRDRGIGVAPSQLYQLTQPFFRGEAARTAANGAGLGLAIVEKTMQRMGGTFQLANSNTGGLSAHLRLQRATRF; encoded by the coding sequence TTGCAATCCACCCAGATCCCCGACTTTGATGCAAGTGCCCCCGCTGAGCTGGGGGAAACACCGTCCAGCGGTTGGCGCAAGCCTTTCTCGTCGGTCAGTCTGTTCTGGCGTACGTTTTTCCTGCTGTCGATTTTGCTGATCGGCAGCATCCTCGCGTGGTTGCAGACCCTGCGCTCGCTGGAGTTTGAGCCCCGGGCCGTGCAGACTGCGCAGCTGTTGGCGTCGCAAGTGAACCTGAGCCGGGCAGCGCTGGTCTATGCGGATGGGATCGCCCGTATCTCCCTCATCAAGACCATGAAGGATGAAGAGGGCTTGCGGATCGTGCCCCGCGAGGCCACTGACAGCTTTGAGTCGCGGGACAACGACGCCTTCAGCCGCCGCGTGATCGCGGAACTGGGCAGCCGCTTGGGCCAAGGCACCATCGTGGCCAGCCGCATGAACGGGCAGCCCGGGTTATGGGTGAGCTTTGTGATCGATGGTGATGACTATTGGCTGCAAACCGACCAGACCAAGTTCAACCCCGCGGGTGGCACCACCTGGCTGATCTGGCTCGGCGTCGCAGCTGTGCTGTCGCTCGCCGGTGCGGCTCTGATTGCAGGCCTGATCAACCGGCCTCTCAAGGAACTCTCTTTTGCGGCCAGCCGCATGCGGGATGGGGACTTTGAAGCCAGTCAGCTCGACGAGCATGTCAACACCAGCGAAATCCGCGAGGTCAACATCGGCTTCAACCGCATGGCCCAGAAACTCGCCAAGATCGAACAAGACCGCGCCCTGATGCTCGCAGGCATCTCCCATGACCTGCGCACTCCGCTGGCCCGCTTGCGCCTCGAGACCGAGATGAGCGTGAGCAACCTCGAGGCCCGCGCCCACATGGCATCGGACATCACCCAGCTCGACGCCATCATTGACAAATTTTTGGACTACGCGCGGCCTGACCGGGTGAAGCTGACCCCTGTCGTATTGGGCGATGTCATCGACAGCTGCATCTACTCGATGCGCAAGCTCCCGGACGTCAAAATCGAGGTCGACCTTGAAGAGGACTTGCTCGTCTTGGCCGACGAGGTTGAGCTCGGCCGCGTCATTACCAACCTGCTGGAAAACGCACGGCGCTACGGCAAATCGGTGAACACCGGCATCGCCGATATCCGTATCTCAGCCTTGTCGCGGGACAAATGGGTGCTGATGAAAGTGCGGGACCGCGGCATCGGCGTTGCACCTTCGCAGCTGTACCAGCTCACCCAGCCGTTTTTTCGCGGCGAGGCAGCGCGCACTGCCGCCAACGGGGCAGGCTTGGGGTTGGCGATTGTCGAGAAAACCATGCAGCGCATGGGCGGCACCTTTCAACTGGCCAACTCCAATACGGGCGGCCTCTCTGCCCATTTGCGCCTGCAGCGCGCGACCCGCTTTTAG
- the ispF gene encoding 2-C-methyl-D-erythritol 2,4-cyclodiphosphate synthase, translated as MNIRIGEGWDTHQLVEGRKLILGGVEIPYTKGLLGHSDADALLHAITDALLGAAALGDIGSHFPDTDAQYKGADSTLLLAKVAADVRALGYQIINLDSTVIAQAPKLVPHIQAMRARIAEVLALDIGCVNVKAKTAEKMGPVGEGRAMEARAVVLLSKS; from the coding sequence ATGAACATCCGCATCGGTGAAGGTTGGGACACCCACCAACTGGTCGAAGGCCGCAAACTCATTCTGGGGGGCGTGGAGATTCCGTACACCAAGGGCCTGCTAGGCCATTCCGATGCTGACGCCTTGCTGCACGCTATCACCGATGCCTTGCTAGGCGCCGCCGCCTTGGGCGATATTGGCTCGCACTTTCCCGATACCGATGCGCAGTACAAGGGCGCAGACTCCACCTTGCTGCTGGCCAAGGTGGCGGCCGATGTGCGGGCGCTGGGGTACCAGATCATCAACCTCGACAGCACCGTGATCGCCCAAGCCCCCAAGCTCGTGCCCCATATACAAGCGATGCGCGCGCGGATTGCTGAAGTGCTAGCGCTCGATATCGGGTGCGTCAACGTCAAAGCCAAAACGGCCGAAAAAATGGGTCCTGTTGGCGAAGGCCGTGCGATGGAAGCCCGCGCGGTAGTGCTACTCAGCAAGTCCTGA
- the ispD gene encoding 2-C-methyl-D-erythritol 4-phosphate cytidylyltransferase yields MTHTTPISPAPHSDPTSKASPQSPSTPELVAVAPRLWALVPCAGNGSRSGAAGPKQYTVLGQQALVLHTLEALAAVDRLAGIQVVVSAGDPFFDTAPQPQGAPVFVANCGGATRASSVFNGLSALLAQGAQPLDWVLVHDAARCLITPADVNRLIDACKDDPVGGLLALKLPDTLKQEQGGRVAATLDRSDKWLAQTPQMFRIGALQAAYVAAGDAVTDEASALELVGQSPRLVDGSAQNFKVTYPQDFALAAAVLAARAGHPL; encoded by the coding sequence ATGACCCACACTACGCCAATATCCCCCGCGCCGCACAGCGACCCGACCTCCAAGGCCAGCCCGCAGTCCCCGTCCACCCCGGAGCTTGTGGCGGTGGCACCCCGTTTGTGGGCTCTGGTGCCCTGCGCGGGCAATGGCAGCCGCTCCGGAGCCGCGGGGCCCAAGCAATACACCGTGTTGGGTCAACAGGCCTTGGTGCTGCACACCCTAGAGGCCTTGGCGGCGGTAGACCGCTTGGCAGGCATTCAGGTGGTGGTGTCGGCCGGGGACCCGTTTTTTGACACTGCGCCACAGCCGCAGGGTGCTCCTGTTTTTGTAGCGAACTGCGGAGGTGCCACAAGGGCCTCAAGCGTTTTTAATGGTCTATCCGCCCTGTTGGCACAAGGGGCGCAGCCTCTGGATTGGGTGCTGGTGCACGATGCCGCGCGTTGCCTGATCACCCCAGCGGATGTGAATCGCCTGATTGACGCCTGCAAGGACGATCCGGTGGGCGGCCTCTTGGCCCTGAAGCTGCCCGATACCCTTAAACAAGAGCAGGGCGGCCGGGTGGCTGCCACCCTGGACCGGAGCGACAAATGGCTGGCACAAACGCCGCAGATGTTCCGCATCGGCGCGCTCCAAGCGGCCTATGTGGCGGCTGGCGATGCTGTGACCGACGAAGCCAGCGCCCTCGAGTTGGTGGGCCAATCTCCCCGCCTGGTGGACGGCAGCGCTCAAAATTTCAAAGTGACCTACCCGCAAGACTTCGCGTTGGCCGCTGCGGTACTCGCTGCGCGCGCTGGGCACCCACTATAA
- the mfd gene encoding transcription-repair coupling factor, with protein sequence MDLPKLTPGKRFTLPRPTGSADAMLLARLGARDKAAGKPMTVITADASDAQRLLEEIAFFAPDLRCALFPDWETLPYDTFSPHQDLISERLATLWRISQRDKDNGADVVIVPATTALYRLAPPSFLAGYTFEFKVKQKLDEAKLKSQLTLAGYSHVTQVVSPGEYAVRGGLIDLFPMGSLVPYRVDLFDDEIDSIRTFDPDSQRSLYPVPEVRLLPGREFPMDDDARAKFRSRWRELLEGDPTKSRIYKDIGAGVATAGIEYYLPLFFDDTATVFDYVGADATVVLHGDLEPAFQRFWQDTKDRYRLVHGDPERPVLPPESLFLATEQFYAKANAHAQLAIRPQADGTEFAELGPLPELGVQRGTEDPLALLKQHARNTQQRLLVLAESDGRRESLLDFLRASQFSPPAFDSLQEFLDSKEPIGIATSGLTKGFSWLEMGIDLITETELFAAGPTTRRRKKQEQVSDVEALIKDLSELNVGDPVVHSAHGIGRYRGLIHMDMGNKNAAGEPELQEFLHLEYADKATLYVPVSQLQMISRYTGVSADEAPLHRLGSGQWEKAKRKAAEQVRDSAAELLNIYARRAAREGHAFRYSAGDYETFANDFGFEETADQKAAIHCVIQDMISPRPMDRLVCGDVGFGKTEVALRAAFVAVTGGKQVAFLAPTTLLAEQHFQTLVDRFGKWPVKIAEMSRFRSAKEITAALKGVADGTVDIVVGTHKLLSESTQFKNLGLLIIDEEHRFGVRHKEQMKALRAEVDVLTLTATPIPRTLGMALEGLRDLSVIATAPQRRLAIKTFVRTEGNGVIREAVLRELKRGGQVYFLHNEVETIENRRQKLEELLPEARIAVAHGQMPERQLEAVMRDFVAQRFNLLLCSTIIETGIDVPSANTIVMSRADKFGLAQLHQLRGRVGRSHHQAYAYLMVPDLEGLTKHAQQRLDAIQQMEELGSGFYLAMHDLEIRGAGEVLGENQSGNMLEVGFQLYNEMLSEAVRCLKNGQEPDLLSPLNVTTDINLHAPALLPDDYCGDVHLRLSFYKKLATAKNTDQVDALLEEIVDRFGKLPAQAQTLIDVHRLRVIAKPYGVLKVDAAPGVINITFKKNPPIEMIKIIELIQKNKHIKLAGNEKLRIERELPEVKDRAQMVRDILRALGQPKVETAAA encoded by the coding sequence ATGGACCTCCCCAAGCTCACCCCCGGCAAACGATTCACCCTGCCCCGCCCTACCGGCTCTGCCGATGCCATGTTGCTGGCGCGCCTCGGTGCGCGCGACAAGGCCGCGGGCAAGCCGATGACGGTGATCACCGCTGATGCGAGTGACGCCCAGCGGCTGCTGGAGGAAATTGCGTTTTTTGCGCCCGACCTGCGCTGCGCCCTCTTCCCCGATTGGGAAACGTTGCCCTACGACACCTTCTCGCCGCACCAAGACCTGATCAGCGAGCGCCTGGCCACCCTGTGGCGCATCAGCCAGCGCGACAAGGACAACGGGGCCGATGTGGTCATCGTGCCGGCCACCACCGCGCTCTACCGGCTGGCACCGCCCAGCTTTTTGGCGGGCTACACCTTTGAGTTCAAGGTCAAGCAAAAGCTCGACGAGGCCAAGCTCAAAAGCCAGCTGACCCTGGCCGGCTACAGCCACGTGACCCAGGTGGTCAGCCCCGGCGAATATGCGGTGCGCGGTGGCCTGATTGATCTGTTCCCCATGGGCAGTCTGGTGCCCTACCGGGTGGATTTGTTTGACGACGAGATCGACAGCATCCGCACCTTCGACCCCGACAGCCAACGCAGCCTCTACCCGGTGCCCGAAGTGCGCCTGTTGCCCGGCCGCGAGTTCCCCATGGACGACGACGCCCGTGCCAAGTTCCGCAGCCGCTGGCGCGAGCTCCTCGAGGGGGACCCGACCAAGAGCCGTATCTACAAAGACATCGGTGCGGGCGTGGCCACCGCCGGTATTGAGTACTACCTGCCCTTGTTTTTTGACGACACGGCCACCGTCTTCGACTACGTGGGGGCGGACGCCACTGTGGTCTTGCATGGCGACCTGGAGCCGGCTTTCCAGCGTTTCTGGCAAGACACCAAAGACCGCTACCGCCTGGTACACGGCGACCCCGAACGCCCGGTGCTGCCGCCTGAAAGCCTGTTTCTGGCGACCGAGCAGTTTTACGCCAAGGCCAATGCCCACGCCCAGCTAGCAATTCGCCCGCAAGCGGACGGCACCGAGTTTGCAGAACTCGGCCCCTTGCCCGAGCTGGGTGTCCAGCGCGGTACCGAAGACCCCTTGGCCCTGCTCAAGCAGCACGCCCGCAACACCCAGCAGCGCCTGCTGGTGTTGGCCGAGAGCGATGGCCGGCGCGAAAGCCTGCTGGACTTTTTGCGCGCCTCGCAGTTCAGCCCGCCAGCCTTTGACAGCTTGCAAGAGTTTCTGGATAGCAAAGAGCCTATCGGCATCGCCACCTCGGGCCTGACGAAGGGCTTCAGTTGGCTGGAGATGGGCATCGATCTCATCACCGAGACTGAGCTGTTTGCCGCCGGGCCCACCACCCGCCGCCGCAAGAAACAGGAGCAGGTCAGCGATGTAGAAGCGCTGATCAAAGACCTTTCCGAGCTCAATGTCGGCGACCCGGTGGTCCACAGTGCCCACGGCATCGGCCGCTACCGCGGTCTGATTCACATGGACATGGGCAACAAAAACGCCGCGGGCGAGCCGGAGCTGCAAGAATTTTTGCACCTCGAATACGCCGACAAGGCCACGCTCTATGTGCCGGTGAGCCAGCTGCAAATGATCAGCCGCTACACCGGGGTCAGCGCCGACGAGGCGCCCCTGCACCGCTTGGGTAGCGGCCAGTGGGAAAAAGCCAAACGCAAAGCCGCCGAACAGGTGCGCGACAGTGCGGCCGAGCTGCTCAATATCTACGCCCGCCGCGCGGCGCGCGAGGGGCATGCGTTCCGCTACAGCGCGGGCGACTATGAGACCTTTGCCAACGACTTCGGCTTTGAAGAGACTGCCGACCAGAAGGCCGCGATCCACTGTGTGATTCAGGACATGATCTCCCCCCGCCCGATGGACCGTTTGGTCTGCGGCGACGTGGGTTTCGGCAAGACCGAGGTGGCGCTGCGCGCCGCGTTTGTGGCCGTCACCGGAGGCAAGCAGGTCGCCTTTCTGGCGCCGACCACCCTGTTGGCGGAACAGCACTTCCAGACACTGGTGGACCGCTTCGGCAAATGGCCGGTCAAGATCGCTGAGATGAGCCGCTTCCGCAGTGCCAAAGAAATCACCGCGGCCCTCAAGGGCGTGGCCGATGGCACGGTGGATATCGTGGTGGGCACCCACAAGCTGCTGTCTGAAAGCACCCAATTCAAAAACCTGGGTCTCTTGATCATCGACGAAGAGCACCGTTTCGGCGTGCGCCACAAAGAGCAAATGAAGGCGCTGCGCGCCGAGGTGGACGTGCTCACCTTGACCGCCACCCCGATTCCGCGCACCTTGGGCATGGCGCTCGAAGGCCTGCGCGATTTGAGCGTGATTGCTACCGCCCCCCAACGGCGCCTGGCCATCAAAACCTTTGTGCGCACGGAAGGCAATGGCGTGATCCGCGAGGCAGTGCTGCGCGAACTCAAGCGCGGTGGGCAGGTCTACTTCCTGCACAACGAGGTGGAAACCATCGAGAACCGCCGCCAGAAGCTCGAAGAGCTGCTGCCCGAGGCCCGCATCGCCGTGGCCCACGGCCAGATGCCCGAGCGCCAGCTCGAAGCCGTGATGCGCGACTTTGTGGCGCAACGCTTCAACCTGCTGCTGTGCTCCACCATCATCGAGACCGGTATTGACGTGCCGAGTGCCAACACGATTGTGATGAGCCGCGCCGACAAGTTCGGCCTGGCCCAGCTGCACCAATTGCGCGGCCGCGTGGGGCGCAGCCACCACCAAGCCTATGCCTATTTGATGGTGCCCGACCTGGAAGGCCTGACCAAACACGCCCAACAACGCCTGGACGCAATTCAGCAGATGGAAGAGCTGGGCAGCGGCTTTTATCTCGCGATGCACGACCTCGAGATCCGTGGCGCCGGCGAGGTGCTGGGCGAAAACCAGAGCGGCAACATGCTGGAAGTGGGCTTTCAGCTCTACAACGAGATGCTGTCCGAGGCGGTGCGCTGCCTCAAAAACGGTCAGGAGCCGGACCTGCTGAGCCCGCTCAATGTCACGACCGACATCAACCTGCACGCCCCCGCCCTGCTGCCCGACGACTACTGCGGCGATGTGCACTTGCGCCTGTCGTTCTACAAAAAGCTGGCTACCGCCAAAAATACCGACCAAGTGGACGCGTTGCTGGAAGAAATTGTGGACCGTTTCGGCAAACTGCCCGCGCAAGCGCAAACCTTGATCGATGTGCACCGCCTGCGGGTGATTGCCAAGCCCTACGGCGTGCTCAAGGTCGATGCGGCACCGGGTGTGATCAACATCACCTTCAAAAAGAACCCGCCGATCGAGATGATCAAGATCATCGAGCTGATCCAGAAAAACAAGCACATCAAGCTGGCCGGCAACGAGAAGCTGCGTATTGAGCGCGAGCTGCCCGAAGTCAAAGACCGGGCCCAGATGGTGCGCGACATCCTGCGCGCCCTGGGTCAGCCCAAGGTGGAAACGGCAGCCGCTTAA